The genomic segment TTTTATTATGAAAATAATAGAACTTTATTTGAAATTAAAGACTTGTTAAATAACGCAAAAGAACCTGTAAAAGCAGTGCAGAAATTGCAAGAGGAAAATGCCAGTTTACAAAAGCAAATAGAGCAACTTTTAAAAGACAAAGCCAAAAATTTATCTGGAGAATTAAAAAGCCAGTTACAAGAAATTAATGGTGTTCAATTTTTAGCGACAAAAGTAGATTTAGACGCAAACGGAATTAAGAATTTAGCTTTCGATTTAGGAAAAGACCACAAAAATTTATTTTTATTATTCGCAACTGCTCCAAGTAAAGAAAAAGCAATGCTAACGTGTTATATTTCTAAAGAATTAGCCAACGAACGTGGTTACGATGCAGGGAAAGTAGTAAGAGAACTAGGAAAATTAATTCATGGTGGTGGTGGAGGACAAAATTTCTTCGCAACTGCTGGTGGAAAAAACCCTGGAGGAATACCTAAAGCTTTGGAAAAAGCTCAGGACTATATTGTTTAAAAAAATGAATCTGCTAACCCAAATTCCACTTAAGAAAAAGGCTAGAAACCAAATAGATTATAATTCTAAAATTCTCTTATTAGGTTCTTGTTTTTCAGAAAATATTGGTAATAAATTAGCATTCTATAAATTTCAGTCAGTTCAAAATCCTTTTGGAATATTGTTTCAACCAAAAGCTATTGAGAAAATTATTACAAATGCAATCAACGAAAAAAATTATTCGGAAGACGATTTAATTTACCAAAATGAACGTTGGCATTGTTTTGAGGCACATTCTAATTTAAGTGCTGCTGATAAAAATGAGTTACTACACAACTTAAATTCTGCAATTTCTTTAACTAAAAAACAACTTACAGAAACTTCTCATATAATTATTACTTTAGGAACTTCTTGGGTATACAGATTTATAGAAACAGATACAATTGTTGCAAATTGCCATAAAATTCCACAGAAAAAATTCTTAAAAGAACTACTGACTGTAAATGAAATTTCCGAAAGTTTAGAAGCAATTATCGAACTTATAAAAACTGTAAATAAAGAGGCTATAATTTTATTTACAGTGTCTCCTGTTAGACATTTAAAGGATGGTTTTGTGGAAAATATGCGAAGTAAATCGCATTTAATTTCGGGTATTCACCAACTTCTCGACTGCAGCCGAAGAAACATTTCTTACTTTCCTTCTTATGAAATTATGATGGACGAATTGCGAGACTATCGTTTTTATGCGGAAGACATGATTCATCCGAACAAAACAGCCATCAATTATATTTGGGAAAAATTTGTAGCTACTTGGTTTACTGAAGATTCTAAAACGACCATGCAAGAAGTTGAAATGATTCAAAAAGGAATTGCTCACAAACCTTTTCATGAGAATTCTGAAAAACATCAGAAATTTTTAAAAAATTTAGACCATAAAAAAGCTAAAATTACAACTGATTTTCCTTTTATTTCGTTCTAAAATAAGGGCATTTGTCATATTTTTTTTACTAATGTATTATTTCTGATTTTTACGGCTTGTAAAACAAGCTATATATTAAAATCTATCTTTTATTCGACATAATAAAATGCTTTTATTTGGCTGAGTTCCATTTATCTTTTATTTTTTTAATAACAAGTTACCAAACGTGGTGCTCCAATAACGCCAAATATTGCTTTAAAAACACTTAATTTATTACGAAATTCAAAAAAAAAATTAGAACAAAAAAGAAGAGTTAGAGGGAATAAAATTATCGAAAATAGAAACATAAATTATTATTAATAAGGGAGTTAAACTATAACGAAAT from the Polaribacter cellanae genome contains:
- a CDS encoding GSCFA domain-containing protein produces the protein MNLLTQIPLKKKARNQIDYNSKILLLGSCFSENIGNKLAFYKFQSVQNPFGILFQPKAIEKIITNAINEKNYSEDDLIYQNERWHCFEAHSNLSAADKNELLHNLNSAISLTKKQLTETSHIIITLGTSWVYRFIETDTIVANCHKIPQKKFLKELLTVNEISESLEAIIELIKTVNKEAIILFTVSPVRHLKDGFVENMRSKSHLISGIHQLLDCSRRNISYFPSYEIMMDELRDYRFYAEDMIHPNKTAINYIWEKFVATWFTEDSKTTMQEVEMIQKGIAHKPFHENSEKHQKFLKNLDHKKAKITTDFPFISF